One genomic region from Planctomycetaceae bacterium encodes:
- a CDS encoding DUF1501 domain-containing protein encodes MRSVNLPMLPTPGNSDRRSFLAEAGGGAGLLAFTSLALADQPNDAPQPVRTHFPARAKRVIWLFMHGGPSHVDLFDHKPALTKYSGKPLPDSFGPVMTRRDVARNPLLAPIRRFRPRGKSGVLVSDFLPHISECIDDICVVKSLHGDSVNHPQAVYQMNTGSILMGNPSVGSWVAYGLGSENQDMPSFIVMPDPGGGLKGGPTAWSSGYLPASYQGVTVRSGSSPIIDLQPAGEITTDQQVRNLKLIQALNQQHLQHRDNDDQLNARIRAYEMAFRMQSRAPELVDISRETQTTIRMYGIDKKETREFGMRCLLARRMAERGVRFIQLYSGDTNGWDAHSDVDKNHSEYCQKTDQPVAALLKDLKQRGLLEDTLVIWGGEFGRMPMSEQGRGRDHNPWGYCAWLAGAGVSGGRTFGETDDIGLRAEVNRVSVNDFHASLLHLMGINHNELTHFHNGLDKRLTGPDEAHVIHEMIS; translated from the coding sequence ATGCGCAGCGTCAATCTTCCAATGCTCCCGACTCCCGGAAACTCAGACCGCCGATCATTCCTCGCCGAGGCCGGCGGAGGAGCAGGCCTGCTGGCATTCACATCATTAGCCCTGGCCGATCAGCCGAACGATGCTCCACAGCCAGTACGCACCCATTTCCCCGCCCGGGCGAAACGGGTGATCTGGCTGTTCATGCATGGTGGCCCGAGTCACGTCGATCTGTTCGACCATAAACCGGCTCTGACAAAGTATTCCGGCAAGCCGCTTCCAGACAGTTTCGGCCCTGTGATGACCCGTAGAGATGTCGCACGCAATCCATTGCTGGCTCCCATCCGACGGTTCAGACCTCGCGGCAAATCAGGCGTGCTTGTCAGCGACTTTCTTCCGCATATTTCCGAATGCATCGATGATATCTGCGTTGTGAAGTCGCTTCACGGGGATAGCGTCAACCATCCTCAGGCTGTCTACCAGATGAATACCGGCAGCATTCTGATGGGAAACCCCAGTGTGGGAAGCTGGGTTGCCTATGGTTTGGGTTCAGAAAACCAGGATATGCCATCTTTTATTGTGATGCCCGATCCCGGGGGCGGACTAAAAGGCGGACCGACCGCGTGGAGCAGCGGTTACCTGCCAGCATCGTACCAGGGCGTCACTGTCAGATCCGGCTCGTCACCAATTATCGATCTGCAACCTGCGGGCGAGATCACGACAGATCAGCAGGTTCGCAATCTGAAACTGATCCAGGCATTGAATCAGCAACATTTGCAGCACCGAGACAACGACGATCAGCTCAACGCGCGAATTCGCGCTTACGAAATGGCTTTTCGAATGCAGTCCCGCGCGCCGGAACTGGTGGACATCAGTCGGGAAACCCAAACCACAATCAGAATGTACGGGATCGACAAAAAGGAAACGCGCGAATTCGGAATGCGATGCCTGCTCGCACGCCGCATGGCGGAACGGGGAGTTCGATTTATTCAGCTGTATTCCGGAGATACAAATGGCTGGGACGCCCATTCCGATGTCGACAAGAATCATTCGGAATATTGTCAAAAAACCGATCAGCCCGTCGCCGCATTGCTGAAAGATCTAAAACAACGCGGACTACTTGAAGACACACTGGTTATCTGGGGTGGTGAATTCGGCAGAATGCCGATGAGCGAGCAGGGACGGGGCCGGGATCACAATCCCTGGGGCTACTGTGCATGGCTGGCAGGGGCTGGTGTCTCCGGCGGCCGTACATTCGGAGAAACAGATGACATTGGTCTGAGAGCGGAAGTCAACCGCGTATCCGTCAACGATTTCCACGCGTCCTTACTGCATCTGATGGGAATCAATCACAACGAACTGACACACTTCCATAACGGTCTCGACAAACGTCTGACGGGACCGGACGAAGCGCACGT